GACTCAGAGAACACTTAcatcatcaatgtcctcatcATCATCGCCAATGTCATCAAACTGAATCTCGTCATCATCCCCGGGACCAAAGGTGTCTGTCTCGTTGATTTTGGCTATAAAAGGGGAAATAACAGGGATAAGTTAAAACAaaagataataaaaaaaacgtaCAGAAAGTTAACTTATACAGTAATTGACAGCATATtctgagcttgataacaacccattcatttgaatcaggcgtgttggagcagggaaatataccaaacatacaggacagtgggccctgaggaccaccGATCAAGACCACCAAATCAACATGTTTGAGGTACAGTAACGCACCGTGTTCCGGAAGCTCTCCATAGGCCTTCAGACTGCGGGCTTCATCTGCATTGTACTTTAGGATGACGTCAGCTTTGTTGTCCTGGAGTGAGGGGAGAATAGGAGGGCAGGTTAGTTTGAGGAAGGAGTACAACAAttacataattttacagttgCTGGAACTCAACACTGATGCATCCAAATTAACGTTCTCATGTTGGAAATAGGAACAGTGTTCATTTGTCTGATGCttctatccaaagcaacatacagggggatttgaacctgcaatgagcagtcaaatgcccaaccactgagctgtacccattaACCACCTGAAAGTAGTACTACAAACACTAATATGATGAATTAATGCTGTAATCCGGGATGAAACCCACCTGATAGTCTCTCAATCCCACTAGAATGATGTCCGACGTGTTAATCCACACCTACAAGAAATAGGGACGCAAAAAAAAAACCACATTGTTCCAAACGCATCACATACTTACATACAGGACCTATCGTGCTTTCTGACTATGGAGGCCAACAACCCTTTGAGAAAATGTTGAGTCAGGGTTTTCCCTGTTCAGTCGTGTGCGTGGTGGAATAGGGTATTCTTACCTTTTTCCTGAGTTTTCCTCGAATGTGGCAGAGGCGCTTGACTCCATCAAAGCACATGGCCTCCAACCGTCCATTTCCTAGCATTTTTATCACCTGAGCATATTCTGTACCCCAGAAAGAGAAATTTGTAGATTAGCTATTCACTACTGTGATCTAAGCAGGATAGAATCCTCCCCTTGTTATCTATTACAGTAATGGGGTAGCATAACAGGGCAACATGTGTATAGGTTGTGTCATTTATAGAAAACTTGATCATGTATGGAGTACAAAATGCAGCATTATATTATATTGATACTCACCCTGCCCATCCTCTTTAAACACCAACTCTCTCTTCTCCGACTCATTCTCATTCTTTCCACGTCGACGATTTTTTCCTCCCTTACCTGAGGATTGAGGGACAGTCCGTGACTTATCATTTAACTCTAAAATTACAATTACCTAGGGTGGCAGAATATTCGGTAATTGCAATGAGTTAACTTGACAGCTGAACATGAGAAAGAAatatacaaccccccccccccccccccccctcaattcTCACACGAAATATCACAAGTTACAAGAACTCGTACTATCGCTACAAGATAGAATAGCAGAAACCCATGTGAACTGAGAAGGGATGGGCTAGTTAGCATGGCTTAGTTAGCTGGCTAGTTGCAACTAGCTCGCCATCAAGTAAACTAACATGAAACGGTTTGAGTCTATGTAACACTTTAAAGAGGACATAATTTAACGGAAATGTGATTTCCCGCAATACAGTCACTATTTATCCTGGATAGACTAGCACAGCCATTTTCGTTACGTTACAGCAAATGAATACCAACAATGTGTGTGCAGAATTAGCCATTGTCTCGATGAGGGAGTTAGCAAGCCATTTTAGCTAGGTGCTAAATAGCCAGTTGTAACAGTAATAGAACAGCGAAAGTGCGCAGTCGGCCTGAGCCGTCTGATCCGCTGATGGTGAAGGTACCGtaattttatttgtttattttaagtAGTTAAAGTACACTGATCCCAACAAAACACACAGTGTGGTTAATAAATCAGATGGCTGGCTATAATCACAGTTGGAAGAATTTGCTGCCCgtgctggctagctagcaatgcTAACTTATCGACGTAACGTtatctagctagctctagctagtctCTCTCAACCCGTGTGGCACGTTTTCCTCTGCGTGTACGAGTCGGCGGGAGCACCGAGCAAATAAAACGTCGTTTCAAGGGCTTACCTTTATTTTTGGGCATATTCTTCGCAGCTTAGATATTCCTTTATTTCCGTGTTGTCGATGTGATAACGTTTACTCTTATGTCAACAACTTTGAGAAATAAGAACTGTTCGATGACTCTGGACTACGAAAGACAATTTACCGCTGGTGGACCGGTTTACGCATGCGTACGTCAGAATGTTCAAGACTGTGGTGCTTTATTGAGACACTGATTTTCCAAACAGTAGGCTTGATGGTACGGAGGTTTTTTACATCTATTTGGTCTGAGGACTTGTAATTTGTTTTCATTCCTTGTcaattctgttttttttttgtgtagtCGCAATGTATTCAACCCCTTtgtttttcaataaaacaacaGATGGCAAAGCACATTTGCATTTGTGGATTTTATTGTGATCTGAAGTCTGTCGCCGTATAAAACCAAAATCACAAAACGAAACTTTCAGGTGCATTAAAGCTTTCTAAGTCTTGGATGTAATCCAGAGCCTCATCCAGTGCACCTGTGAAGAACACCACAGAAAAGTTATCTTGTGCTAAACAACTTCACTGCTGAACGAATCCCACTCCCAGTAGGCTATGCCCCCTACAAGGAGCTCTGAGGTAAAATCTAACTTGACAGGCATAGCGCTACCTTCACCGAGCAAAGAGGGATCAGATTGGCGTTTATTCGCCCTTTCATATACGTCTACTGCATAAGAGCTGACTTTTCTAATGGTAAAATACGGCCCTTCTTCCCTTCTGATCGCCTGTATCCATTTCTTCCTCATGAACGTATCAAGCGGGaacgaggggaaagagaggtaaGGATGTTTTTGGGTGCAACAAGAACAATTTGGGAGTTTGGAATACTGCAAAAACTTCTATTCCTTGACTAGGCGTCGAGTTTCGGTTGAAAAATGCGGACGTATGGTCACTGAGTCTCAAATCAAAACGGTTTACTGGCACCTACTGGTTAAAATTATTTAGAGCAAGCAAATAACATTTTGATGACGTCAACGTCATAGTGCAAAGTTTGCGTAGTTGGTTTGTCGGAGACTATAATAATAATCACAACCAAGGAAAATCATTGTTGATTTAATCAATTTATTGTAAAATGAATTATCTTTAATAGCAGCCATGTATTTTCATTATTGTATTTTTCTACCGAGACTTGAATATCTGAAATGGTTGGCTTTTGAAATGCTAACATGCAATTCTTTTAATGTATTTTGTCCAGTGCGACGTCCTGTGCTTGCTGCAGGGGTGACATGAGCATCCAGCCCTGTCAGCTTTCAGCTACCCTCCACCTACTGGACATTTACATTtcgtcatttatcagacgctcttatccagagcgacttacagtaagtacagggacattccccccgaggcaagtagggtgaagtgccttgcccaaggacacaacgtcattttacacgaccgggaatcgaaccagcgaccttctgattactagcccgattctctaaccgctcagccacctgactccttatgGACGTGTGTACCACCCAATacttcctccctcttccatctctctcttcattcccctctcctgcctttctGCTGTCCCCAGCACATTCTCTGCGGTGTGGGGGCTCACTGGCCCGCAGGGACAACAAAACCCCGAAGCTTAACATCAGCTTACCATGTCTGTCCCCCACCAAACACACTCCACACCATCTCACACcaccatttacacacacatttgaaggGGAGCTGGATACTATTCAGCCCCTCTCCAGTGGAGGGCGGTAGAGGATAGACTGCGGGTCTGCACCCACCTTTCTGCTCAGTCTCGTTATGAACAAAAGGGCTTACAATATTAGCCTAATGCTGGTAGTGGACAGGACCATCATGTTTATTGACCTAACAGAAAAGTAGTGAAAAGAGGCTTCTATGAAGTTGCACAGTTTCTCGCGAGATTTATAGTGTAGGAGAGATGCGCAGGTCATACAAcatagagggagggagtcagcgagcgagcgagagagagaggagcgtagAGCTTTCAGGGCATCAGCGCTTTTCCGTTTTCTGGCAATTCGCTCTGCCTCTTCTCTACTGTCACCGGGGGAAAAAACGGAAGGAATATGGTTACATCGCGAGCCCCTCCCGCTGAAGGGCTGTAGCGGATCTCTCTTGCAGGCAGCTGGGGTTCGGTCCGGTTTTAAACCCCCTAAATAACCACCGGAGTCCTGCCTTTCGCGTTATACCACGTCTTCTGGAGAACTGACGCTGCGCCGAGGGGCATAAATGGGTAAGATGTGACGTTTTAACTCTGAGAATTCGAAAATACACCGGGCGCTTACTTTGCGCATCGAAACGTCCAGATGCGCTGTTTCAGCTTCCTGACTCACCAACGCTGACCAGGTAGCAGCGTGTTGGAAAGGTCTTCAACAATCAGGCCTACAACAGTTTACATGTCCATCTTATAAGAATGATGCGTGGGTGTGTTGCAGTGGATGATATCAGATGATCTTCACAATCCTCGACCGACCGACCGACCGCAGCCAGTCACATTGATGAGTTACAGATGTTGACacgtctctcgttctctccattTCCGTCTTTGTTGCTTCAAGAGAATGTAGCACGCACAATATCGGTCTTGTGAACCGTTATCTGCCTCATCATCGCCATCTCCTCGGCGGCCCTCAAACACGGAATGTGTGAGTAAGGGGAGAACGAGAAACTCATTCAGGAAATGATGAGGTGTAGCCTATCTAAAGTGTCCTTTTTTGTCACTTGTGTTATGCAATCAAAGCAAAACCATTTGGAGGACTTGTTTTGTGTGTCCCTGCTTCACACGCTGCCCACAGCTGGGTCTAACATTAGGCCTCCTTAAACTAAATCTAAACCAGAACTGTCAAAACCAAACAGAGACCAAATGTATTCCACAAAATGTCAACATGACAGACGTTCGAAGATagatttgtgtttctgtgtatagTATCtaatgtttatatgtgtgtgtgtgtgtgagactaagagagggagagagagaatgagaaagaagatgtgtttgtgtgttttctggtTTGCTAAACGTACCACAGCTGTTGAGACAAAGGTCAGGTCAGTGCAGATACTTTGTCAGtaactccagtgtgtgtgttctgtctgccAGCTTTGAAACAGGCCTCTTTTCTGTAGTTCATTTTTTAgcatttcacacaaacacacacacacacatctctgcggctgtctgcctgtttatctgtctgggactgagacacacatacaggcacccACACTCTAAAAGCTGAGCTACGAAACTCATTTCTGCAGAGCAAAACCTCCTTTAGTAAATCACTGTATTGCCATCCTCAGTTAACTGGTTTGCAGCCGTGCTACAAGCGTGCTCTTCTGTATTAGCTGTTCTGCGGTGTCTGGTGTAGGCTGTGTCGCTAAAGCCAAAGGTC
The sequence above is drawn from the Osmerus eperlanus chromosome 15, fOsmEpe2.1, whole genome shotgun sequence genome and encodes:
- the eif1axb gene encoding eukaryotic translation initiation factor 1A X-linked b: MPKNKGKGGKNRRRGKNENESEKRELVFKEDGQEYAQVIKMLGNGRLEAMCFDGVKRLCHIRGKLRKKVWINTSDIILVGLRDYQDNKADVILKYNADEARSLKAYGELPEHAKINETDTFGPGDDDEIQFDDIGDDDEDIDDI